The genomic segment CTCAGGGTGTTCTTTCCTGATGCTTGCTCTGCCACCTCTTTTTTCATCTCTCCACCTTCTTCCTGTGGCAGATCTGGCTTCCTCTGACAGCAGGGCTTGTACAGGTTGGGATCGATGATTATTTCTCCATAGCGTCCTTTGTACACAATCCCACAGCACACCTTCTGtctaaaacatcaaacatgctTCTGTAAGTATGGGTTTACATAACCTGCAATGTAAAAGCAATTTCAGAAAAGAATGATTATACAAAAAGAGCTTGTTTACAATCAGTCCAAAGTGGAAAATGCGTGGCCATAAATGTATTATACAGTTTAGCAGTCCACAAATCatgtctggagcttcacagcaggacactgttgcagcattctccttaaaAGAACCTATTTGTAATTTCCAGCCAACTGCTTTAACTGTCTAGGGGCAGTACTTATCAATGTTAAGTTCAAACCcttgttatttatttgatacattccatttgtttctttgcaAATTCATTGTTACAAGTTGTTAAAATTGTAAGGACTGAAATAATTATTGCTatggatgtatttatttacccaTATATTCAGTATTTCAACAGCTCAGCTCATTCTGTTGGCGTAACAAACTCAGGTCTGTGTATGCAGGCATAGTGAATAACCACTTTAACCCACATTTGAGTAAAGCTGGCTCAAAAGCCTTTCCAGCAGGTTGTAATATTTCATGTCAGttactgtcaacaaaaaaagcctttcatgttttgccatttaatacaaaattaacaaaatgtagaaaaatattAGTGCAATAGTGGACACACAAAATATAAGGAAACATGATAGCAAATATGCATGTTTTAGACTCACGAAGCTACAAAGCTGTGCAAACCTTTTCATCAGAATGGTTAcctcttcacactctgttgatagttaattcattttaatgttttaaactaaaattatgCCCATATCTTacaaaatgcacctttaacaactgaagtatTTGCAAATAAATGGGGACTCATTTCACAAATTGGGGCGTAATACAAGTCTCTTTAATtagttgttgggtttttttttttttgcaagtccCCCgttttgcagtgaagctccagacTTTCCATCTACATGAGGGTTAGTAGATAATGActtgaattttgatttttttaggtgaacttAATCAACGTAGACGTTCATTGATGATTTGACTTAATTAAATTAGTCttatgtgtgtgcttttcaATTGACCAATCATTAGCTTCTATGTGGAGTTCTCCCTGCATGTGTGGCTGTAGCTCGGTTGGATCATGAACCAGCAAGCctggatgtttggatggatgatTTCAGGTAAGGACAAAggaacatttgaatgaaaagagTGTTGGAGTCCGTGGAGGACACAGTTACTTTTTCCAGTAGGTGAGGTCTAGAAAGGAGAAGGCAGGGCAAGGTGAAAGCTCTGTGTCTGAGCCCTCGTCTGATTGGTTGCTGTAGCTAGGTGACTGAGCAGGCGAGGCACTGGAAGTAGTGCTGTGGGCGTCGGAATCTAGGAGTGACACAAACCACACAGATCACAACATTTCCACATGACATCAAGACACACAGTACATGATAATAACTGTCATGTATTAAATCAATAATGCAGTCCCTACACACTACTCCAGCACTGCATTGGTTGCTtactgtttctcttctgttcgCTCTGTACCCGACTGATCTGCCTAGGCCTCAGTTTCTTCTTTAGCCGCAGCATAGCCTTCATGCTCGACCCAGCTTTTGCATCGACTACCTGAAACCACACCACACaaccaaagagaagaaaagggttTTACAGGAAGAGCTACCTAAATTATGTAGCCGAAACACTCATCAGAAAAAGGGTCTACAAGAGCAATAATGCTGAATGGGTCCTTACATGATTCCAGTTCCTCTGGGATCCAACTGGAAGCTTTTTCCATCTCTTGACCAGGAGGACACATGCATTACAGATGTCCCCACAACGTACCTCACCCAACCTGCAAGGACAGGAAGAGTGTCACCTGATAAGCATCACCCAAGTACAGACAGGCTCATGTTATATCAGAGATGATTACACAACATAGATTTTCATTTCTACATGGATGATAAACAACTGTAAGGCTTGGGACCACTTGTGTATCTTATATTATATCCTCCTCATTGAAATTCAAAACTAGACAtccaaaaatgtcagtttgaatGACCCCAAACCAGAAATAATTGTAATGACACCTTCTGGCCAAAAAAAATTGCTCGCCACATATTAAGGGAATTGAAGAAGAGAACTGCAGGGGTGGCCAGGTGGTttggaaaaatacaacaaacagaaagtTGTAACAGATTGAAGCTAACTAGGGCTAATTTGCCCATGATGAGGGAAGGGCAGAGCTGTGTGTTCCAGTTACATGAAGTGGACACTATTCGACTGAATGGCAAAGTGAAATTCATTTTGTGACTGAAACTGATTCTGCAGTGCTTTGACAGTTTTGCTAATTAGCTATCCCAGCAAACCAGCATGGTAAATCAAATTCAGCAACTGATGCAAGATGACGTAAATGTTGATGCTTTAATCTTTTAATTAAAGATTATAAAGAATTTTTAgtgtatacacacatatatatatacacatatatatatatacacacacacatatatatatatatatatatatatatatatatatatatacacacacacacacatatatatatacatatatacatatatatatatatatatatatatatatatatacacatatacatacatacatatatatatatatatttatacatatatatatacac from the Acanthopagrus latus isolate v.2019 chromosome 14, fAcaLat1.1, whole genome shotgun sequence genome contains:
- the LOC119032789 gene encoding SIN3-HDAC complex-associated factor-like, translating into MFGFHKPKMYRSIDGCCICRSKSSSSRFTDSQRYENDFKSCFGLGEVRCGDICNACVLLVKRWKKLPVGSQRNWNHVVDAKAGSSMKAMLRLKKKLRPRQISRVQSEQKRNNSDAHSTTSSASPAQSPSYSNQSDEGSDTELSPCPAFSFLDLTYWKKQKVCCGIVYKGRYGEIIIDPNLYKPCCQRKPDLPQEEGGEMKKEVAEQASGKNTLSMSPAPPHPIKK